From one Pseudomonas sp. B21-048 genomic stretch:
- the lapD gene encoding cyclic di-GMP receptor LapD yields MSLRKQLFLAICLFLLVAFSGNFFVSLESAREQMLGQLRSHAQDAATALGLSLTAQLDDPAMIELMVSSIFDSGYFSSIRVVNIVDERVLVERNAPTQIEGVPGWFVSLVNLRPQGGDALIMRGWKQAARVEVLSNPQFALAKLWDSTLGSLIWLLICGLLSAVFGGWLLRRQLRPLDKMVKQAEAISKREFRSLPNLPRTPELKRVVQAMNQMVEKLKALFEEEAARSEKLRSESYQDSLTGLANRRLLDEQLADELLVSEQSRDGHLLMLRINDLIGLNQRLGGQRTDTLIGAVGELLKRLTQPPERRTWLAARNRGGEFSLLTPGLDTKDAARLASEISATLENLRLTGASDCMPVAHLGVVPYHPGESASNVLLRLDQALTQVRQHPERPWMYLDHADTAPNHSQRDWRSWIDDALTEGKMQLYFQPVVQCTDTSQVLHHKVLARLLDPQGEAIAAGHFLPWIERLGWSARFDLAMLETTLEYLAANRWPLALSLSGNTLRDQTQLKLICDILESLPELAPLLTLEIDERQLPPPEELQRLSHSLLNTGYRIGLQHFGGSFSQIGNLTQLGLAYLKIDGAYLRGIDEQGDKRLFIEAIFRATNSIDLPLIAEMVETQGELEVIRELGLFGVMGRLIGPPEPM; encoded by the coding sequence ATGTCACTGCGCAAACAGTTGTTTCTCGCCATTTGCCTGTTCTTGCTGGTGGCCTTTAGCGGCAACTTTTTTGTCAGCCTGGAAAGCGCTCGCGAACAGATGCTCGGCCAATTGCGCTCCCACGCCCAGGACGCCGCCACGGCACTGGGCTTGTCATTGACCGCGCAGCTCGACGACCCGGCGATGATCGAACTGATGGTCAGCTCGATTTTCGACAGCGGCTACTTCAGCAGCATTCGGGTCGTCAATATTGTGGATGAACGGGTGTTGGTGGAACGCAACGCACCGACGCAAATCGAAGGCGTTCCCGGCTGGTTCGTCAGCCTGGTGAACCTGCGTCCACAGGGTGGTGATGCCCTGATCATGCGTGGCTGGAAACAAGCGGCGCGTGTCGAAGTGCTGAGCAATCCGCAATTCGCCCTGGCCAAACTCTGGGACAGCACCCTTGGCAGCTTGATCTGGCTGCTGATTTGCGGACTGCTCAGCGCAGTGTTTGGTGGCTGGCTGTTGCGTCGGCAACTGCGGCCACTCGACAAAATGGTCAAACAGGCCGAAGCCATCAGCAAACGCGAGTTCCGCAGTTTGCCGAATCTGCCACGCACACCGGAACTCAAACGCGTGGTGCAGGCCATGAACCAGATGGTGGAAAAGCTCAAGGCACTGTTCGAAGAAGAGGCTGCGCGCAGTGAAAAACTGCGGTCCGAATCTTATCAGGACAGTCTTACGGGTCTGGCCAACCGGCGCTTGCTGGATGAGCAACTGGCCGACGAACTACTGGTTTCAGAGCAAAGCCGCGACGGCCATTTGCTAATGCTGCGGATCAATGACCTGATCGGCCTCAACCAACGTCTGGGCGGCCAGCGCACCGATACCCTGATTGGCGCCGTTGGCGAATTGCTCAAACGCCTGACGCAGCCGCCGGAACGTCGAACCTGGCTTGCGGCGCGCAATCGCGGTGGCGAATTCAGCTTGCTGACCCCGGGCCTGGACACTAAGGATGCCGCACGCCTGGCCTCCGAAATCAGCGCCACTCTGGAAAACCTGCGCCTGACCGGTGCCAGCGATTGCATGCCGGTGGCGCACTTGGGCGTGGTCCCTTATCACCCCGGCGAATCGGCCAGCAACGTGCTGCTGCGCCTCGATCAGGCATTGACTCAGGTTCGGCAACATCCCGAGCGACCCTGGATGTACCTGGACCACGCCGATACCGCGCCAAATCATTCTCAACGCGATTGGCGCAGCTGGATCGACGACGCGCTGACCGAGGGCAAGATGCAGCTGTATTTCCAACCGGTGGTGCAATGCACCGACACCAGCCAGGTGCTGCATCACAAAGTCCTCGCGCGCCTGCTCGACCCGCAGGGCGAAGCAATTGCCGCCGGGCATTTCCTGCCATGGATCGAACGCCTTGGCTGGTCGGCGCGATTCGACCTGGCGATGCTCGAAACCACCCTCGAATACCTCGCCGCCAACCGTTGGCCGCTCGCCCTGAGCCTGTCCGGCAACACCCTGCGCGATCAGACCCAGCTGAAACTAATCTGCGACATCCTTGAATCACTGCCGGAACTGGCGCCACTGCTGACCCTGGAAATCGACGAACGCCAACTGCCGCCCCCCGAAGAGCTGCAACGCCTGAGCCATAGCCTGCTCAACACCGGCTACCGCATCGGTTTGCAGCACTTCGGCGGCAGCTTCAGCCAGATTGGCAACCTGACTCAATTGGGGTTGGCTTACTTGAAAATCGACGGGGCGTATCTCCGTGGCATTGATGAGCAAGGT
- a CDS encoding YbaN family protein translates to MDNPIGNRPLMLRYVLLAIGWLSVALGVIGIFLPVLPTTPFLLLAAACFARSSPRFYQWLVEHPRLGPWVRDYLSGNGIPLKGKVYAIGLMWASILLSCYLVPLPWARGFMLTSAVLVTVYILKQKTLHKS, encoded by the coding sequence ATGGACAACCCCATAGGCAACCGCCCCCTGATGTTGCGCTACGTGCTGCTGGCCATTGGCTGGCTGAGCGTAGCGCTGGGGGTGATCGGGATTTTCCTGCCGGTGCTGCCCACCACACCGTTCCTGTTGCTGGCGGCCGCCTGTTTCGCCCGCAGCTCGCCGCGCTTCTATCAGTGGCTGGTTGAACATCCACGGCTGGGGCCGTGGGTTCGCGATTACCTGAGCGGCAATGGTATTCCGCTCAAGGGCAAGGTCTACGCCATCGGGTTGATGTGGGCGAGCATCCTGCTTTCCTGCTACCTGGTACCCTTGCCGTGGGCGCGAGGGTTCATGCTGACCAGCGCAGTGCTGGTGACGGTTTATATCCTCAAGCAGAAAACCCTGCATAAATCCTGA
- a CDS encoding YecA family protein, with protein MSFAEQLTRLQVFLDADELHDEALDYVAAHGYLTALSICSETVPDREWIDALFAEEPHYADDTEREAIESTLLLLKAHIARQLASDEEFELPCDLDLGDDPDDSDLRGWCIGFMEGVFLREAAWFETAEDEVSEMLLPIMVGSGLFDEQPEFEDIAKDANLMDDMIVQIPEALTALYLLCNAPDEKPAILKPRHH; from the coding sequence ATGTCCTTCGCTGAGCAATTAACCCGCCTGCAAGTCTTCCTCGACGCCGACGAGCTGCATGACGAGGCGCTGGACTACGTGGCCGCCCACGGCTACCTCACTGCGCTGTCGATCTGCTCCGAAACCGTTCCCGACCGTGAATGGATCGACGCGCTCTTCGCCGAAGAGCCGCATTACGCCGACGACACCGAGCGTGAAGCGATCGAATCCACCCTGCTGCTGCTCAAGGCACACATCGCCCGCCAACTGGCGTCCGACGAAGAGTTCGAGCTGCCGTGCGACCTCGACCTGGGTGATGATCCGGACGATTCCGACCTGCGCGGCTGGTGCATCGGTTTCATGGAAGGCGTGTTCCTGCGCGAAGCCGCCTGGTTCGAAACCGCCGAAGACGAAGTCAGCGAAATGCTGCTGCCGATCATGGTCGGTTCGGGTCTGTTCGACGAGCAACCAGAGTTCGAAGACATCGCCAAAGATGCCAACTTGATGGACGACATGATCGTGCAGATCCCGGAAGCCCTGACCGCGCTGTACCTGCTGTGCAACGCGCCAGACGAAAAACCGGCGATCCTCAAGCCACGTCACCACTAA
- the recQ gene encoding DNA helicase RecQ has product MLEQAQRVLKDIFGYDSFRGRQGAIIERVASGGDALVLMPTGGGKSLCFQVPALLREGLAVVVSPLIALMDDQVATLEELGVAAAALNSTLSAEQQRDLAARIKRGEVKMLYLAPERLVQPRMLAFLQSLEIALFAIDEAHCVSQWGHDFRREYLQLGQLAELFPNVPRIALTATADKRTREEIVDRLHLQDAERFLSSFDRPNIFYRIVPKEQPRKQLLAFLAERRSDAGIVYCLSRKKVDEVAVFLSEQGFPALPYHAGLPNDTRAHHQKRFLNEEGLIMVATVAFGMGIDKPNVRFVAHLDLPKSLEAYYQETGRGGRDGLPADAWMAYGLQDVVMLKQMLQNSEGDERHKRLEQHKLDAMLSLCEETRCRRQTLLAYFDEDMPEPCGHCDNCVDGVQTWDATEPARQALSAIYRTGQRYGVGHLVDVLLGKDNEKVRSFGHQHLSVYGVGKAMGESEWRSLFRQLVARGLADIDLEGYGGLRLSDTCRPLLKGEVTLELRRDLKPQITAKTASKSPASQLVRGEEREQWEALRTLRRKLAEEHGVPPYVIFPDSTLLEMLRSQPTSLAQMATVSGVGARKLERYGEAFLEVLGGQVEAPKVVADVRHELITLARAGMTPLQIAGQLQCSEKNVYAMLAEAIGKQQLSLEQALDLPEELMGEVQDAFLDGEGELPPVSEIAALFAGRVPEGVLYCVRAALQSEFEV; this is encoded by the coding sequence ATGCTCGAACAGGCTCAACGCGTTCTCAAGGACATCTTCGGCTACGACAGTTTCCGTGGCCGTCAGGGTGCAATCATTGAGCGCGTGGCCAGTGGCGGCGACGCCCTGGTGCTGATGCCTACCGGTGGCGGCAAGTCCTTGTGCTTCCAGGTGCCGGCATTGCTGCGCGAGGGGTTGGCGGTGGTGGTGTCGCCGCTGATCGCGCTGATGGACGATCAGGTCGCCACCCTCGAAGAGCTGGGCGTCGCGGCGGCGGCGTTGAACTCCACGTTGAGCGCGGAACAACAGCGTGATCTGGCGGCGCGAATCAAGCGCGGCGAGGTGAAAATGCTCTACCTGGCGCCCGAGCGCCTGGTTCAGCCGCGCATGCTGGCCTTCCTGCAAAGCCTTGAAATCGCCCTGTTCGCCATCGACGAAGCGCATTGCGTGTCCCAATGGGGGCACGATTTCCGTCGCGAATACCTGCAACTGGGCCAGTTGGCGGAATTGTTCCCCAACGTGCCACGCATTGCCCTGACCGCGACGGCCGACAAGCGCACCCGCGAAGAAATCGTCGATCGCCTGCATTTGCAGGATGCCGAGCGTTTCCTCTCGAGTTTCGACCGCCCCAATATTTTCTATCGCATCGTGCCCAAGGAACAGCCGCGCAAGCAGTTGCTGGCGTTCCTCGCCGAGCGGCGTAGCGATGCGGGTATCGTTTACTGCCTGTCGCGCAAAAAGGTCGATGAAGTAGCGGTGTTCCTCAGCGAGCAAGGTTTTCCGGCGCTGCCGTACCATGCCGGTCTGCCCAACGACACGCGGGCTCACCACCAGAAGCGCTTCCTCAACGAGGAAGGCCTGATCATGGTTGCCACCGTGGCGTTCGGCATGGGCATCGACAAGCCTAACGTACGTTTTGTAGCGCACCTCGATTTGCCGAAGTCCCTTGAAGCCTACTATCAAGAAACCGGTCGCGGCGGTCGTGATGGCCTGCCGGCGGATGCCTGGATGGCGTACGGCCTGCAAGACGTGGTGATGCTCAAGCAGATGCTGCAAAACTCCGAAGGCGATGAGCGCCACAAGCGTCTGGAGCAGCACAAGCTCGACGCCATGCTCTCGCTCTGCGAAGAAACCCGCTGCCGCCGCCAGACCCTGCTCGCGTACTTCGATGAAGACATGCCCGAGCCTTGCGGCCACTGCGACAACTGCGTCGATGGCGTGCAGACCTGGGATGCCACCGAGCCGGCCCGTCAGGCGCTGTCGGCAATCTACCGCACTGGTCAGCGTTATGGCGTCGGTCATCTGGTGGACGTATTGCTGGGCAAGGACAACGAAAAGGTTCGCAGCTTTGGTCATCAGCATTTGTCGGTATACGGCGTAGGCAAAGCGATGGGGGAGAGTGAATGGCGCTCCCTGTTCCGACAGCTGGTTGCCCGTGGTCTGGCGGATATCGACCTCGAAGGCTACGGCGGGCTGCGCCTGAGCGACACCTGCCGACCGCTGCTCAAGGGCGAAGTGACCCTGGAACTGCGTCGCGATCTCAAGCCACAAATCACGGCCAAGACCGCGAGCAAGAGCCCGGCCAGCCAACTGGTTCGCGGTGAAGAGCGCGAACAGTGGGAAGCCTTGCGTACCCTGCGGCGCAAACTGGCCGAAGAGCATGGCGTGCCGCCGTACGTCATCTTCCCCGACTCAACCCTGCTGGAAATGCTCCGCAGCCAACCGACCTCGCTGGCGCAAATGGCCACGGTCAGCGGCGTTGGTGCGCGCAAGCTGGAGCGTTATGGCGAGGCCTTCCTCGAAGTGCTCGGTGGCCAGGTCGAGGCGCCAAAAGTGGTGGCCGATGTGCGCCACGAGTTGATCACCTTGGCCCGGGCCGGCATGACACCACTGCAGATCGCCGGTCAGTTGCAATGCTCGGAAAAGAACGTTTACGCGATGCTCGCCGAGGCGATTGGCAAACAGCAGTTGTCGCTGGAACAGGCGCTGGACCTGCCCGAAGAGTTGATGGGCGAAGTCCAGGACGCTTTCCTCGACGGCGAAGGCGAACTGCCGCCCGTGTCGGAAATTGCTGCGCTTTTCGCGGGAAGAGTTCCGGAAGGCGTTTTGTACTGCGTTCGTGCTGCCCTGCAGTCGGAATTCGAAGTCTGA
- a CDS encoding MarR family transcriptional regulator — MPLTDQHRFGMQLAQMSRGWRAELDRRLAGLGLSQARWLVLLHLARFDEAPTQRELAQSVGVEGPTLARLLDSLESQGLVQRQSVLEDRRAKKIVLCAPARPLIEQIETIATQLRHELFEGVDEADLKVCMRVHGHILANLEKS; from the coding sequence ATGCCGTTAACCGATCAACACCGCTTTGGCATGCAGCTGGCCCAGATGTCTCGTGGCTGGCGTGCCGAACTGGACCGCCGACTGGCTGGCCTGGGTCTGTCCCAGGCGCGCTGGCTGGTGTTGTTGCACCTGGCGCGTTTCGATGAAGCCCCGACCCAACGCGAACTGGCACAAAGCGTCGGCGTCGAAGGGCCCACCCTGGCTCGACTGCTCGACAGCCTGGAAAGTCAGGGCCTGGTACAGCGCCAATCAGTGCTGGAAGACCGTCGGGCGAAAAAAATCGTCCTCTGTGCCCCGGCCCGGCCCCTGATTGAACAAATTGAAACCATTGCCACCCAGCTACGCCATGAATTGTTCGAGGGCGTTGATGAGGCGGATTTGAAGGTCTGCATGCGGGTCCACGGGCACATCCTGGCCAACCTGGAAAAGTCTTGA
- a CDS encoding FimV/HubP family polar landmark protein, with amino-acid sequence MLESWHVVLRCCTRLLLVGGAVTYSALAPALGLGEITQHSALNQPFNADIALVDAGGLEEDELSVSLATADEFSRAGVERVFFLNDLKFTPILRGNRSLIRVTSSKLVKEPFLNFLVQLNQPNGRLLREYTVLIDPPGSPATVPVNDDPVPRPQSSAFPSVEPAIAPPSAVKGTTPKPDVDKPAATPASDPVAEQLAASVLQNQALQKTIDELNAKLQAQDEQIARQKKVTELQARLAEVKQAAAVPVTPEVMSPTSAETEESEPIPWLLIIGLLALMALVLLAVFIRRQRQQVQAQVQSGPLPVLPSRHEPVLNRPAEPARSTSLPQPVADSAEETPAGDVLEGVGIYLAYGRLSEAAGLLREALVREPQRTDLAVQLLEVLGKQGDVQAYEAQESSLRDAGFDAQQLQDIRARHPKLISSAPAVAAVAVVPPTPAIPEAAPSDEFQLNLDDLSMDSNWDLISPFENSSSSAKPSNESAQVDDPGFTSNLHVLPDVFEMPEEPTLDEPELESIAEPDAQSLDETFLNEFSDPGQPLELEPLNAELMDLELAGPSSAGKLEQAQTCIDDGDLDSAIELLNELLKEGDEPLKETARTLLAGIR; translated from the coding sequence ATGCTCGAGAGTTGGCACGTTGTATTGCGGTGTTGCACCAGGCTGCTGCTGGTCGGTGGTGCCGTCACTTACTCGGCATTGGCCCCTGCGCTCGGGTTGGGTGAGATTACCCAGCATTCGGCGTTGAATCAGCCGTTCAATGCCGACATCGCCCTGGTGGATGCGGGTGGCCTGGAGGAGGACGAACTGTCCGTCAGCCTGGCGACGGCGGACGAATTCAGCCGCGCCGGTGTCGAGCGGGTGTTCTTCCTCAACGATCTGAAGTTCACTCCTATCCTGCGGGGCAACCGCAGCCTGATTCGGGTGACTTCCAGCAAATTGGTCAAGGAACCCTTTCTGAATTTTCTGGTGCAGCTCAATCAGCCCAATGGGCGTTTGCTGCGCGAGTACACCGTGCTGATCGATCCGCCGGGTTCGCCGGCCACTGTTCCCGTCAACGATGACCCTGTGCCGCGTCCTCAGTCTTCGGCATTCCCATCCGTGGAACCGGCTATAGCACCGCCATCTGCCGTGAAAGGGACGACACCCAAGCCTGATGTCGATAAACCAGCCGCCACGCCTGCGAGTGATCCTGTTGCTGAGCAATTGGCCGCCAGCGTGCTGCAGAACCAAGCGTTGCAAAAGACCATTGATGAACTCAATGCGAAGCTTCAGGCTCAGGACGAGCAGATTGCCCGCCAGAAAAAGGTGACCGAGCTGCAAGCCCGATTGGCGGAAGTCAAACAGGCAGCGGCGGTGCCGGTGACGCCCGAAGTGATGTCACCGACATCCGCAGAAACAGAAGAGTCTGAGCCGATTCCGTGGTTGCTGATCATCGGGTTATTGGCGCTGATGGCATTGGTGTTGCTCGCCGTATTCATTCGCCGTCAACGACAGCAGGTCCAGGCTCAGGTCCAGTCCGGGCCGTTGCCCGTACTGCCGTCGCGTCACGAGCCGGTACTCAACCGCCCGGCAGAACCCGCCCGGTCGACGTCCCTGCCGCAACCGGTAGCCGACTCGGCCGAAGAGACACCCGCAGGCGATGTGCTGGAGGGGGTGGGTATCTATCTGGCGTATGGCCGTTTGTCCGAAGCGGCCGGACTGTTGCGAGAGGCGTTGGTCAGGGAACCCCAGCGCACCGATCTGGCCGTGCAGCTGTTGGAAGTCCTCGGTAAACAGGGTGACGTGCAAGCTTATGAGGCGCAGGAAAGCAGCCTGCGAGACGCCGGGTTCGATGCACAGCAACTTCAGGACATCCGCGCCCGCCATCCGAAACTGATCAGCTCCGCACCGGCGGTCGCCGCCGTAGCAGTGGTTCCTCCCACGCCTGCAATCCCTGAAGCGGCACCGAGCGATGAGTTCCAGTTGAACCTCGATGACCTGTCGATGGATTCGAATTGGGACCTGATCAGCCCCTTCGAAAACTCATCATCCAGCGCTAAACCGTCGAATGAGTCAGCGCAGGTAGACGACCCCGGGTTCACCTCGAATCTGCATGTATTGCCCGATGTTTTCGAAATGCCCGAGGAGCCGACGCTGGACGAGCCCGAGCTTGAATCGATCGCCGAACCTGATGCTCAATCTCTGGACGAGACCTTTCTCAACGAGTTCAGCGATCCCGGCCAGCCGCTGGAGCTTGAGCCGCTGAATGCCGAATTGATGGATCTTGAGCTGGCCGGGCCGAGCAGCGCAGGCAAACTCGAACAGGCCCAGACCTGCATCGACGATGGTGATCTGGACAGTGCCATCGAGCTACTTAACGAGTTACTCAAGGAAGGCGACGAACCGCTCAAGGAGACGGCCCGGACGCTGTTGGCGGGTATCCGATAA
- a CDS encoding SelT/SelW/SelH family protein has translation MTAHKPEIVITYCTQCQWLLRAAWLAQELLSTFGDDLGKVSLVPGTGGVFHIFCDEVQIWERKADGGFPEAKVLKQRVRDQIDPDRDLGHNDRAQ, from the coding sequence ATGACTGCACATAAACCGGAAATCGTCATCACCTACTGCACGCAATGCCAATGGCTGTTGCGCGCCGCTTGGCTGGCCCAGGAACTACTCAGCACCTTCGGCGACGACCTGGGCAAAGTGTCCCTGGTGCCCGGCACCGGCGGGGTTTTTCACATTTTCTGTGATGAGGTGCAGATTTGGGAGCGCAAGGCCGACGGTGGTTTTCCCGAGGCCAAGGTGCTCAAGCAGCGGGTCCGCGATCAGATCGATCCGGACCGCGACCTCGGCCACAATGACCGCGCTCAGTGA
- a CDS encoding DMT family transporter → MTPRTALGALHIGALMFGLTGVFGKLAAASPAIIVFGRAAFAVLALAFFARFASNTRWQQLDAVDLRRLLLSGLLLTGHWVSFFIAVKVAGVAIATLGFASFPAFTVILEGLIFRERIRANEILLVVLVSVGLVLVTPDFDLASGATTGLLWAVASGLLFALLSLTNRASSGRIPPVQAALCQNVVVALCLLPVAAPQLSEVHAIDWLWIGLLGVFCTGVAHSLFVASLAVIKARTASVVFALEPVYGITLAWLLFDENPTLRMLIGGALIIVAIVVSSRLSGSSSKNAGAAEAASH, encoded by the coding sequence ATGACTCCCCGTACCGCCCTTGGCGCTCTGCATATCGGTGCACTGATGTTCGGCCTGACCGGCGTATTCGGCAAGCTCGCCGCCGCCTCGCCCGCCATCATCGTTTTTGGCCGCGCTGCGTTTGCCGTTCTCGCCCTGGCGTTTTTCGCACGGTTCGCCAGCAATACCCGTTGGCAACAACTCGACGCTGTAGACCTGCGTCGCCTGCTGCTCAGTGGCTTGCTGTTGACCGGGCACTGGGTAAGTTTCTTCATCGCGGTGAAGGTAGCCGGGGTGGCGATCGCGACCCTGGGTTTTGCCAGTTTCCCGGCGTTTACCGTAATCCTCGAAGGGCTGATCTTCCGCGAGCGCATCCGCGCCAACGAAATCCTGTTGGTGGTATTGGTCAGCGTCGGATTGGTACTGGTCACGCCGGATTTCGATCTGGCCAGCGGCGCCACCACTGGCTTGTTGTGGGCAGTGGCGTCCGGCTTGCTGTTCGCCCTGTTGTCCCTGACCAACCGCGCCAGCTCCGGACGAATCCCGCCGGTGCAGGCTGCACTGTGTCAGAACGTGGTGGTTGCGCTCTGCCTGCTGCCGGTGGCGGCACCGCAGTTGAGCGAAGTGCACGCCATCGACTGGCTGTGGATCGGCCTGCTCGGGGTGTTCTGCACCGGCGTCGCCCACAGCCTGTTCGTCGCCAGCCTGGCGGTGATCAAAGCCCGGACTGCATCAGTGGTATTCGCTCTGGAACCGGTTTACGGCATCACCCTGGCCTGGCTGCTGTTCGATGAAAACCCGACACTGCGCATGCTGATCGGCGGCGCGCTGATCATCGTGGCTATCGTGGTCTCGAGCCGGTTGTCCGGCAGTTCAAGCAAGAACGCCGGGGCGGCAGAAGCCGCGTCTCACTGA